Within the Enterobacter bugandensis genome, the region CTGCACCAGAAAGAGAGCTTCTTTCTCTACGGCGCCGGGTTTTCCTATCTCTTTGCCGAATACCTGACCAAGAAGCTGCAGGTGTTGGGCAAAACGGCGTTCATCTCCGGGCCGGGGGACAGCCGAAACATTTTTCTCAGCAACGCCGCGCGTTATCAGGTATTTATCGCCGTTTCGCGAAGCGGCGAAACGGAACAGGTGCTGGATAAGGCGCGAATTGCCAAAAACGTCGGCATGACGGTCGTCGCCTTTACCCGCGCCTCGGCCAATACGCTGGCGGGCATGGCGGACGTGCACTTTGCGCTGTATGACGAAGCGGTGCACTTCGCTGCCGAAGCCGCGGGCGTGACGTCGTTTGAGTCGAATCTGGTGCTGCTGATGGATTTACTGCTGCTGGAGGCAACGGGGTGACATTCACCCCGCCGTAATCAGATGATGCGGTTGGTCTTGAGATCGCGCAGGAAGCCGCCCCAGCGACGCTCGTAGAACGGCGTGATATGCTCGGTGATGAAGTGGCTGATGCCCTTCTCACCTTTCGTCACCTGACAGATATCGATCGGCTCATCGCCCGGCAGCGTGTCGGTGGCCACGCTTCCCGCCGCCTGAATGATGTCGTCGATATCGCCGTCGGCTTCAATCCCAATCAGCAGAACAGGCTTTTCGTCAGCGCTCTCT harbors:
- a CDS encoding MurR/RpiR family transcriptional regulator, with protein sequence MDNRLATLLTRGASLTRAEYRVLAHLTEHPLLVGNITVRELAQATFVSTATIMRLCQKLGFSGFSEFIWHCKQLLSDTPHIAAQAQSLPELPALFNQFIANYQHTFQWVTQEKRQQFASLLHQKESFFLYGAGFSYLFAEYLTKKLQVLGKTAFISGPGDSRNIFLSNAARYQVFIAVSRSGETEQVLDKARIAKNVGMTVVAFTRASANTLAGMADVHFALYDEAVHFAAEAAGVTSFESNLVLLMDLLLLEATG